From Streptomyces qinzhouensis, one genomic window encodes:
- a CDS encoding type I polyketide synthase, whose translation MSDTATGIAVIGMSCRFPGVNGPGEFWRLLAEGRSTVGGFPGRRAADTAPLSHPDAATLASGSFLDSIDGFDAGFFGTEPAEAAAMDPVQRLGLELAWEAVEDARIPAGALAGREVDVLVGAAPSGYDVLRGRSGSDRDDHYSALGSGGALIANRISALFDVRGMSLCADSGQSSSLVSLALACDRIRGGAVDTALVGGVHLIADPGTGIGLANLGALSPDGRCFTFDERASGFVRGEGGAFVLLKRLDLAVADGDRIYAVVRGRAVGSGGASSRMPDPSPAAQAATVRSALLDAAVPFDTVDYVEAHGTGTRLGDPAELSGLRRVFEATGRGRPLVIGSAKTNVGHLEPAAGIVGLLKAALCLHHARLVPSLNFRAPNPAVADFRRDFDVPGTARPWPDAGDRPRRAGVSAFGMGGTNAHVILEEAPRDATRSGAPEPGPAPARTSRTLPWVLSARSEPALREQAARLRSLVTADRSLSAADVGHSLVATRSFFEHRAVLLGTDREESLAGLDAVAAGRESARVIRGTTPEPDGPVGPVVFVFPGQGSQWVGMGQRLYEESEVFAQGIDECAKALAPWVDWSLVDVLAGAGPAAPLDRVDVVQPVLFAVMVSLARVWRSLGVVPGAVVGHSQGEIAAAYVAGALTLGDAARIVALRSRALTELSGLGGGMSAVSAPAAWVEKRIARWPGRLATAAVNGPGSVVISGDREALDGFAETAAGDGVRVRRIRVDYASHSHHVERIRDRLLADLTDISPKDTAVEFHSTVTGGPLEPRALHGSYWYDNLRSMVRFGDVAERLMRPSGGVFVEVSPHPVLTMALAETADALTVSPPVVGTLHKDDGSAGRVLESLAELHVHGVPVDWSAAFAGHRPRRVDLPTYAFQRRRYWLDAPEDTHTPGPDPAAQPTGPGTSGPAAAASALGGFALVCAETAAVLNRTGAELTGADIRARSGDTFKDLGFDSSMAVRLRNRITAAAGVRLPATVAFTYPTPRQLGDRLSALLGAPTTPGSAGNESAGNESADTETAAGTEPPGRSDDELFELIDRGYL comes from the coding sequence GAGGACGCCCGGATCCCGGCGGGCGCCCTCGCGGGCCGCGAGGTCGACGTCCTGGTCGGCGCCGCGCCCTCCGGATACGACGTGCTGCGCGGCCGGTCCGGCAGCGACCGGGACGACCACTACTCCGCGCTCGGTTCCGGCGGCGCGCTGATCGCCAACCGGATCTCCGCCCTGTTCGACGTCCGGGGCATGAGCCTCTGCGCCGACTCGGGCCAGTCGTCGTCCCTCGTATCGCTGGCGCTGGCCTGCGACCGGATCCGCGGCGGCGCGGTCGACACGGCGCTGGTCGGCGGTGTGCACCTGATCGCCGACCCCGGGACGGGAATCGGCCTGGCCAATCTGGGCGCCCTGTCACCCGACGGCCGCTGCTTCACCTTCGACGAACGGGCCAGTGGTTTCGTCCGCGGCGAAGGCGGCGCGTTCGTCCTGCTGAAACGGCTCGACCTGGCCGTCGCCGACGGCGACCGGATCTACGCGGTGGTCCGCGGCCGGGCGGTCGGCAGCGGCGGCGCCTCCTCCCGGATGCCCGACCCCAGCCCCGCCGCGCAGGCGGCGACCGTACGGTCCGCACTTCTGGACGCGGCCGTTCCGTTCGACACCGTCGACTATGTCGAGGCCCATGGCACCGGCACCCGGCTCGGCGACCCCGCCGAGCTCTCCGGACTGCGCCGGGTGTTCGAAGCCACCGGCCGCGGCCGCCCCCTGGTCATCGGTTCGGCGAAGACGAACGTCGGACATCTGGAACCGGCCGCGGGCATCGTCGGCCTGCTGAAGGCGGCCCTCTGTCTGCACCACGCCCGACTGGTCCCGAGTCTGAACTTCCGTGCCCCGAACCCCGCCGTCGCCGACTTCCGGCGGGACTTCGACGTCCCCGGCACCGCACGGCCCTGGCCCGACGCCGGGGACCGGCCGCGCCGGGCCGGAGTGTCGGCGTTCGGCATGGGCGGCACCAACGCCCATGTGATCCTCGAAGAGGCCCCCCGGGACGCCACCCGGTCCGGCGCCCCGGAACCGGGCCCGGCCCCCGCGCGCACCTCCCGCACGCTGCCCTGGGTCCTGTCGGCGCGCTCGGAGCCCGCCCTGCGGGAACAGGCCGCCCGGCTGCGGTCCCTGGTGACCGCGGACCGTTCGCTGTCGGCGGCCGATGTGGGGCACTCCCTGGTGGCGACGCGGTCCTTCTTCGAGCACCGCGCGGTCCTCCTCGGCACGGACCGCGAAGAGTCGCTGGCCGGCCTGGACGCGGTGGCGGCGGGCCGGGAATCGGCCCGGGTGATCCGCGGGACGACCCCGGAGCCGGACGGCCCGGTGGGCCCGGTGGTCTTCGTGTTCCCCGGCCAGGGCTCGCAGTGGGTGGGCATGGGACAACGGCTGTACGAGGAGTCGGAGGTCTTCGCGCAGGGCATCGACGAGTGCGCGAAGGCCCTGGCACCGTGGGTGGACTGGTCCCTCGTCGATGTGCTGGCCGGTGCGGGGCCCGCCGCACCGCTGGACCGGGTGGACGTGGTCCAGCCGGTGCTGTTCGCGGTGATGGTGTCGCTGGCGCGGGTCTGGCGGTCGCTGGGCGTGGTGCCCGGGGCCGTGGTGGGACATTCGCAGGGCGAGATCGCCGCGGCGTACGTGGCCGGCGCGCTGACGCTCGGCGACGCGGCGCGGATCGTCGCGCTGCGCAGCCGGGCCCTGACCGAACTGTCCGGCCTCGGCGGTGGGATGAGCGCGGTGTCCGCCCCCGCCGCCTGGGTGGAGAAGCGCATCGCCCGGTGGCCCGGACGGCTCGCCACGGCCGCGGTCAACGGACCGGGCTCGGTGGTGATCTCCGGGGACCGGGAGGCACTGGACGGATTCGCCGAGACGGCGGCCGGCGACGGGGTCCGGGTACGGCGGATCAGAGTGGACTACGCCTCCCACTCCCACCACGTCGAACGCATCCGGGACCGGCTGCTCGCGGACCTCACGGACATCTCACCCAAGGACACCGCCGTGGAGTTCCACTCCACGGTCACCGGGGGCCCGCTCGAACCGCGGGCGCTCCACGGCTCGTACTGGTACGACAACCTCCGCTCGATGGTGCGCTTCGGTGACGTCGCCGAGCGGCTGATGCGGCCGAGCGGTGGGGTGTTCGTCGAGGTCAGCCCGCATCCGGTGCTCACGATGGCGCTGGCGGAGACCGCCGACGCACTGACCGTGTCACCGCCGGTGGTGGGCACCCTCCACAAGGACGACGGAAGCGCGGGCCGGGTTCTGGAATCGCTGGCCGAACTGCATGTGCACGGTGTGCCGGTGGACTGGTCGGCGGCCTTCGCCGGGCACCGGCCGCGCCGCGTCGACCTGCCGACCTACGCCTTCCAGCGGCGGCGGTACTGGCTCGACGCACCCGAGGACACCCACACACCGGGCCCGGACCCCGCCGCACAGCCGACCGGACCGGGCACGAGCGGCCCGGCCGCCGCGGCGTCCGCGTTGGGGGGTTTCGCACTCGTCTGCGCCGAGACGGCAGCGGTACTGAACAGGACCGGAGCCGAGCTGACCGGTGCGGATATCCGTGCCAGGTCGGGCGACACCTTCAAGGACCTGGGCTTCGACTCCTCGATGGCCGTACGGCTCCGCAACCGCATCACCGCGGCCGCCGGAGTACGGCTCCCGGCGACCGTCGCGTTCACCTATCCCACACCGCGGCAGCTCGGCGACCGCCTCTCGGCGCTCCTCGGCGCGCCGACCACGCCCGGAAGCGCGGGGAACGAGAGCGCGGGGAACGAGAGCGCGGACACGGAAACGGCGGCCGGGACGGAGCCGCCCGGCCGCAGCGACGACGAACTGTTCGAACTGATCGACCGCGGATACCTCTAG